A region of Chelonia mydas isolate rCheMyd1 chromosome 7, rCheMyd1.pri.v2, whole genome shotgun sequence DNA encodes the following proteins:
- the LOC119566802 gene encoding 2'-5'-oligoadenylate synthase 1-like — protein sequence MELYRVPAGSLDAWIAEHLQPSEEFRLQVKDTVRRICDFLKETCFDDIKVFKTVKGGSAGKGTALKNNSDADLVLFLSCFCSYRDQLENRAAVLDTIRQKLNRCRQTIAFSIDVEVSQPKEKGTCPRSLSIIIQSRRRRESIEVDVLPAYDALGQVIPGSKPSPQVYEDLIRTRAKPGEFCTSFTELQRDFVKRRPAKLKNLLRLVKHWYKELSKTTSGLPTKYALELLTIYAWESGTKGAENFSTAEGFRTVMELLCRYQELCVYWTEFYDFQSSVIGPHVKRLLREPCPVILDPADPTGTLGQGKSWDLLAREAAICRDQLCCRNSLGPIRCWDVQVPKSLGVPSHPRL from the exons ATGGAGCTGTACCGGGTGCCCGCCGGCTCGCTGGATGCCTGGATCGCAGAACATCTCCAGCCCAGCGAGGAATTCCGGCTGCAGGTGAAAGACACTGTCCGGAGGATCTGTGATTTTCTGAAGGAGACGTGCTTTGACGACATCAAGGTGTTCAAGACGGTGAAG GGCGGCTCCGCGGGGAAGGGGACAGCCCTGAAGAACAATTCGGATGCAGATCTGGTCCTTTTCctcagctgcttctgcagctacCGGGACCAGCTGGAGAACCGTGCGGCTGTGCTCGACACCATCAGGCAGAAGCTGAACCGGTGCCGACAGACCATCGCCTTCAGCATTGATGTGGAGGTCTCCCAGCCGAAGGAGAAGGGCACCTGCCCGCGCTCGCTCTCCATCATCATCCAGTCGAGGAGGAGGCGGGAATCCATCGAGGTGGATGTGCTCCCGGCCTATGATGCCTTAG gGCAGGTGATTCCTGGCAGCAAACCTTCCCCCCAGGTCTACGAGGATCTCATTCGGACCAGAGCTAAGCCCGGTGAGTTCTGCACCTCCTTCACCGAGCTCCAGAGGGACTTCGTGAAGCGTCGCCCAGCCAAGCTCAAGAACCTGCTGCGGCTGGTCAAGCACTGGTACAAAGAG CTTTCCAAGACGACGTCAGGCTTGCCCACCAAGTACGCCCTGGAGCTGCTGACCATCTATGCCTGGGAGAGTGGCACCAAGGGGGCGGAGAACTTCAGCACGGCCGAGGGGTTCCGCACAGTGATGGAGCTGCTGTGCCGGTACCAAGAGCTCTGCGTCTACTGGACCGAGTTCTACGATTTCCAGTCCTCCGTGATAGGGCCCCATGTCAAACGGCTGCTGCGGGAGCCGTG CCCCGTGATCCTGGATCCAGCCGACCCGACGGGAACCTTGGGGCAGGGAAAGAGCTGGGACCTGCTGGCGAGAGAAGCCGCCATCTGCCGGGACCAGCTGTGCTGTAGGAACAGCCTCGGCCCCATCCGCTGCTGGGATGTGCAGGTACCGAAGTCTCTCggggtcccttcccacccccgccTGTGA
- the LOC122466589 gene encoding polyubiquitin-like, which produces MQVTVKQLSGVSLDLGLSPYTTIWEIKEELERAWDISPYTQRLALQEPGLGNQLLLDDQTLASHGIFYDTTVLMLTTEPQWMEIFVKDHNSRTLPYGVRASDTVLGLKKKIEDRTGVSASQQRLTFNSKELQDDCTLAHYRIRSKSTVYLLLRLRGG; this is translated from the coding sequence ATGCAGGTGACGGTGAAGCAGCTCTCAGGGGTCAGCCTGGACCTGGGGCTGAGCCCCTACACGACCATCTGGGAGATTAAGGAGGAGCTCGAGCGTGCCTGGGACATCTCTCCCTACACACAGCGCCTGGCCCTGCAGGAGCCTGGCCTGGgaaaccagctgctgctggacgaTCAGACCCTGGCATCACACGGCATCTTCTACGACACCACGGTTCTGATGCTCACGACCGAACCCCAGTGGATGGAGATCTTCGTGAAGGACCATAACAGCAGAACCCTGCCCTATGGCGTCCGTGCCAGTGACACCGTCCTGGGCCTGAAGAAGAAGATCGAGGATCGCACGGGTGTCTCCGCCAGCCAACAGCGCCTGACGTTCAacagcaaagagctgcaggacGACTGCACGCTCGCCCATTACAGGATCCGGAGCAAGAGCACCGTCTACCTGCTTCTGCGCCTCAGGGGTGGGTAA